One window of the Anolis sagrei isolate rAnoSag1 chromosome 5, rAnoSag1.mat, whole genome shotgun sequence genome contains the following:
- the CCDC142 gene encoding coiled-coil domain-containing protein 142 isoform X2, whose amino-acid sequence MSRVSQASGSILPPLGSLVAPRKGPGPANGNGEQGEAADTGSSSLMNLARPFQKAEALLRQCVSPGLWRQLPFQAGSSSYDSEEEDSPGGLARLAQVEGSFSGLRRCLRVQENPRSETFRGLVRPSSPEAARGAFSHHPARASVARQCATLHALLQHRHHLRLARHYGRRLKAASDFVGHLRAARRCLLLPAGRRNPSWPRLLRGLCEEMRAHAAHWEGLRQHIRRDPWLRPLLLQRPEAVRRMKHALSLLALHAARLLEGCLEAYLRSVTYPAAPGPLSDLFQGLEIYNQVLGDQSLQEAFLELGETNPGARRVPSGSQGMFPIDRVLGILASERGQWAGQKLYQLLLQQPPLATGPAWEGHPEYWLGEEDPKMGEGPPSLPEELQVLCQREEDALLPILRELVSSAQSLRHHILQRPKQEKPLEESPEVSAALPGWKSVRWLDASFAEAAAGLYAELRPLLWRVAASTLEHRLQLHWPGARWQEGAGAQLGQQLNWALAQAHLPRESAEELSALALHLLLQDVRQHWDQAFCHALGSGLTDKCMAKPAVPGADAAHSQTAQRLQSLYLPLNFTLGCLDTTSARSAGEGLLPAGLRLELLSLSAATAHASCFWVMSKAYQYLASWSLSQFLLVTQGDLQLLKEEAKETSALVCQTFAEGRRTQRPLLAGQEQELAQQVHSTAASIEHFSHNVLRLFSLDCKRMSAEIFTQTMPLGKHWRLALRTELPASPSEYASAAAQTVLGQVLQGIQLLPHEAQGPALSQVTTAFLEAWMDHILAQKIKFSLQGALQLKQDFDLVRELLQSEDYGLSPEIRQRVLSLRVFQQTDNAIACLLQQPSKAPLPSNTWGAFHKCCSSDGIRTQDGGPGSLNSLQSLEGLPVPRPGAALEPPPVAVAGAAGDLLSRMQGSGCSPETYLSSTQQEWLALRLHGGRRWRVPALPCMSRTSEP is encoded by the exons atgtcCCGCGTCTCTCAGGCTTCGGGGTCCATCTTGCCGCCTTTGGGGTCCCTGGTGGCCCCCAGGAAGGGGCCCGGCCCGGCCAACGGCAACGGGGAGCAAGGGGAGGCTGCGGACACAG gctccAGCTCGCTGATGAACTTGGCCCGTCCCTTCCAGAAGGCGGAGGCTCTCCTGCGCCAGTGCGTGAGCCCGGGCCTGTGGCGCCAGCTCCCCTTCCAGGCTGGCTCGAGTTCCTACGACAGTGAGGAGGAGGACTCCCCCGGGGGCTTGGCCCGCCTGGCTCAGGTGGAGGGCAGCTTCTCGGGCCTCCGCCGCTGCTTGCGCGTGCAGGAGAATCCCCGGAGCGAGACCTTCCGCGGCTTGGTCCGTCCCTCCAGCCCGGAGGCTGCCCGAGGCGCCTTTTCCCACCACCCGGCTCGGGCCAGTGTGGCTCGCCAGTGCGCCACCCTTCACGCCCTGCTTCAGCACCGGCACCACCTGCGCCTGGCTCGTCACTATGGCCGGCGTCTCAAGGCAGCCTCGGACTTCGTGGGCCACCTGCGGGCCGCACGGCGATGCCTCCTGCTCCCGGCCGGCCGGCGGAACCCCTCCTGGCCCCGCCTGCTGCGCGGCCTCTGTGAGGAGATGCGGGCGCACGCTGCGCATTGGGAAGGGCTGCGGCAGCACATCCGGCGCGACCCCTGGCTGCGGCCTCTGCTGCTCCAGCGCCCGGAGGCGGTGCGGCGCATGAAGCACGCTCTCTCCTTGCTGGCCTTGCATGCGGCCCGGCTTCTGGAAGGATGCTTGGAGGCCTACCTGCGCTCGGTCACCTACCCGGCCGCCCCCGGGCCCCTCTCGGACCTCTTCCAGGGTTTGGAGATCTACAACCAGGTGCTGGGTGACCAGTCCTTGCAGGAGGCCTTCCTGGAGCTGGGGGAGACCAACCCTGGGGCACGGAGGGTGCCAAGTGGCTCCCAGGGCATGTTCCCAATAGATCGAGTGCTGGGCATCCTGGCATCAGAGCGGGGTCAGTGGGCAGGCCAGAAGCTGTACCAGCTCCTTCTCCAACAGCCGCCACTGGCAACCGGGCCAGCTTGGGAGGGCCACCCTGAGTATTGGCTGGGGGAGGAGGACCCCAAGATGGGAGAGGGGCCACCCAGCCTCCCTGAGGAGCTGCAGGTCCTCTGCCAGAGGGAGGAGGACGCACTTTTGCCCATCCTGCGGGAGCTGGTGTCCTCCGCCCAAAGCCTGCGCCACCACATCCTCCAGCGACCCAAGCAAGAGAAGCCTCTGGAGGAGTCCCCCGAGGTGTCGGCCGCCCTGCCTGGATGGAAGTCCGTGCGCTGGCTGGACGCCTCCTTCGCCGAGGCAGCCGCTGGGCTCTACGCCGAACTCCGGCCCCTCCTCTGGAGAGTTGCTGCATCCACCCTGGAGCACCGGCTGCAGCTCCATTGGCCCGGGGCTCGGTGGCAGGAGGGGGCCGGAGCCCAACTGGGCCAGCAGCTCAACTGGGCCCTGGCACAGG CGCACCTGCCCCGCGAGAGTGCCGAGGAGCTGAGCGCATTGGCGCTTCACCTGCTTCTGCAAGACGTCCGCCAGCACTGGGACCAAG CTTTCTGCCACGCTCTGGGCTCCGGCCTCACCGACAAATGCATGGCCAAGCCAGCCGTCCCCGGCGCCGACGCTGCCCACAGCCAGACTGCGCAGCGGTTGCAGAGCCTCTACCTGCCGCTGAACTTCACTCTTGGCTGCCTGGACACCACGTCTGCCAGGAGTGCCG GCGAGGGTCTCCTCCCCGCCGGCCTCCGCCTGGAGCTGCTCTCCCTCTCGGCGGCCACCGCTCACGCCTCCTGCTTCTGGGTCATGAGCAAGGCATACCAGTACCTGGCCTCCTGGTCCCTCAGCCAGTTCCTCCTCGTGACGCAAGGGGACTTGCAG ctgctgaagGAGGAGGCGAAAGAGACGTCGGCTTTGGTTTGCCAGACCTTTGCGGAGGGCAGGAGGACACAGAGGCCGCTCCTTGCCGGCCAGGAGCAAGAACTGGCCCAGCAAGTCCACTCCACAGCCGCCAGCATTGAA CATTTCTCCCACAACGTGCTGAGGCTCTTCTCCTTGGACTGCAAGCGCATGTCGGCTGAGATCTTCACCCAGACCATGCCACTGGGCAAACACTGGCGCCTCGCTCTCCGGACAG AGCTGCCCGCCTCCCCCAGCGAGTATGCATCTGCCGCTGCTCAGACGGTGCTGGGCCAGGTGCTGCAGGGGATCCAGCTTCTTCCCCACGAGGCCCAGGGGCCGGCCCTCAGCCAGGTCACTACGGCCTTCCTGGAGGCTTGGATGGACCATATCCTGGCCCAGAAGATCAAGTTCAG tcTGCAGGGGGCGCTTCAGCTGAAGCAGGACTTCGACCTGGTGCGGGAGCTGCTGCAGTCGGAGGACTACGGACTCTCCCCCGAGATCCGGCAGCGGGTGCTCTCTCTCCGCGTCTTCCAGCAGACGGACAATGCCATTGCCTGCCTCCTCCAGCAGCCCAGCAAGGCCCCCCTGCCCTCCAACACCTGGGGGGCCTTCCACAAGTGCT
- the CCDC142 gene encoding coiled-coil domain-containing protein 142 isoform X1: MEQEEEEGEGSLSRSGKAPLMEVVQAEAVGLNAIFLLLMSRVSQASGSILPPLGSLVAPRKGPGPANGNGEQGEAADTGSSSLMNLARPFQKAEALLRQCVSPGLWRQLPFQAGSSSYDSEEEDSPGGLARLAQVEGSFSGLRRCLRVQENPRSETFRGLVRPSSPEAARGAFSHHPARASVARQCATLHALLQHRHHLRLARHYGRRLKAASDFVGHLRAARRCLLLPAGRRNPSWPRLLRGLCEEMRAHAAHWEGLRQHIRRDPWLRPLLLQRPEAVRRMKHALSLLALHAARLLEGCLEAYLRSVTYPAAPGPLSDLFQGLEIYNQVLGDQSLQEAFLELGETNPGARRVPSGSQGMFPIDRVLGILASERGQWAGQKLYQLLLQQPPLATGPAWEGHPEYWLGEEDPKMGEGPPSLPEELQVLCQREEDALLPILRELVSSAQSLRHHILQRPKQEKPLEESPEVSAALPGWKSVRWLDASFAEAAAGLYAELRPLLWRVAASTLEHRLQLHWPGARWQEGAGAQLGQQLNWALAQAHLPRESAEELSALALHLLLQDVRQHWDQAFCHALGSGLTDKCMAKPAVPGADAAHSQTAQRLQSLYLPLNFTLGCLDTTSARSAGEGLLPAGLRLELLSLSAATAHASCFWVMSKAYQYLASWSLSQFLLVTQGDLQLLKEEAKETSALVCQTFAEGRRTQRPLLAGQEQELAQQVHSTAASIEHFSHNVLRLFSLDCKRMSAEIFTQTMPLGKHWRLALRTELPASPSEYASAAAQTVLGQVLQGIQLLPHEAQGPALSQVTTAFLEAWMDHILAQKIKFSLQGALQLKQDFDLVRELLQSEDYGLSPEIRQRVLSLRVFQQTDNAIACLLQQPSKAPLPSNTWGAFHKCCSSDGIRTQDGGPGSLNSLQSLEGLPVPRPGAALEPPPVAVAGAAGDLLSRMQGSGCSPETYLSSTQQEWLALRLHGGRRWRVPALPCMSRTSEP; encoded by the exons atggagcaggaggaggaggagggcgaagGCTCCCTGTCCAGGAGTGGCAAGGCACCTCTGATGGAG GTGGTCCAGGCCGAGGCGGTGGGCCTGAAcgccatcttcctcctcctcatgtcCCGCGTCTCTCAGGCTTCGGGGTCCATCTTGCCGCCTTTGGGGTCCCTGGTGGCCCCCAGGAAGGGGCCCGGCCCGGCCAACGGCAACGGGGAGCAAGGGGAGGCTGCGGACACAG gctccAGCTCGCTGATGAACTTGGCCCGTCCCTTCCAGAAGGCGGAGGCTCTCCTGCGCCAGTGCGTGAGCCCGGGCCTGTGGCGCCAGCTCCCCTTCCAGGCTGGCTCGAGTTCCTACGACAGTGAGGAGGAGGACTCCCCCGGGGGCTTGGCCCGCCTGGCTCAGGTGGAGGGCAGCTTCTCGGGCCTCCGCCGCTGCTTGCGCGTGCAGGAGAATCCCCGGAGCGAGACCTTCCGCGGCTTGGTCCGTCCCTCCAGCCCGGAGGCTGCCCGAGGCGCCTTTTCCCACCACCCGGCTCGGGCCAGTGTGGCTCGCCAGTGCGCCACCCTTCACGCCCTGCTTCAGCACCGGCACCACCTGCGCCTGGCTCGTCACTATGGCCGGCGTCTCAAGGCAGCCTCGGACTTCGTGGGCCACCTGCGGGCCGCACGGCGATGCCTCCTGCTCCCGGCCGGCCGGCGGAACCCCTCCTGGCCCCGCCTGCTGCGCGGCCTCTGTGAGGAGATGCGGGCGCACGCTGCGCATTGGGAAGGGCTGCGGCAGCACATCCGGCGCGACCCCTGGCTGCGGCCTCTGCTGCTCCAGCGCCCGGAGGCGGTGCGGCGCATGAAGCACGCTCTCTCCTTGCTGGCCTTGCATGCGGCCCGGCTTCTGGAAGGATGCTTGGAGGCCTACCTGCGCTCGGTCACCTACCCGGCCGCCCCCGGGCCCCTCTCGGACCTCTTCCAGGGTTTGGAGATCTACAACCAGGTGCTGGGTGACCAGTCCTTGCAGGAGGCCTTCCTGGAGCTGGGGGAGACCAACCCTGGGGCACGGAGGGTGCCAAGTGGCTCCCAGGGCATGTTCCCAATAGATCGAGTGCTGGGCATCCTGGCATCAGAGCGGGGTCAGTGGGCAGGCCAGAAGCTGTACCAGCTCCTTCTCCAACAGCCGCCACTGGCAACCGGGCCAGCTTGGGAGGGCCACCCTGAGTATTGGCTGGGGGAGGAGGACCCCAAGATGGGAGAGGGGCCACCCAGCCTCCCTGAGGAGCTGCAGGTCCTCTGCCAGAGGGAGGAGGACGCACTTTTGCCCATCCTGCGGGAGCTGGTGTCCTCCGCCCAAAGCCTGCGCCACCACATCCTCCAGCGACCCAAGCAAGAGAAGCCTCTGGAGGAGTCCCCCGAGGTGTCGGCCGCCCTGCCTGGATGGAAGTCCGTGCGCTGGCTGGACGCCTCCTTCGCCGAGGCAGCCGCTGGGCTCTACGCCGAACTCCGGCCCCTCCTCTGGAGAGTTGCTGCATCCACCCTGGAGCACCGGCTGCAGCTCCATTGGCCCGGGGCTCGGTGGCAGGAGGGGGCCGGAGCCCAACTGGGCCAGCAGCTCAACTGGGCCCTGGCACAGG CGCACCTGCCCCGCGAGAGTGCCGAGGAGCTGAGCGCATTGGCGCTTCACCTGCTTCTGCAAGACGTCCGCCAGCACTGGGACCAAG CTTTCTGCCACGCTCTGGGCTCCGGCCTCACCGACAAATGCATGGCCAAGCCAGCCGTCCCCGGCGCCGACGCTGCCCACAGCCAGACTGCGCAGCGGTTGCAGAGCCTCTACCTGCCGCTGAACTTCACTCTTGGCTGCCTGGACACCACGTCTGCCAGGAGTGCCG GCGAGGGTCTCCTCCCCGCCGGCCTCCGCCTGGAGCTGCTCTCCCTCTCGGCGGCCACCGCTCACGCCTCCTGCTTCTGGGTCATGAGCAAGGCATACCAGTACCTGGCCTCCTGGTCCCTCAGCCAGTTCCTCCTCGTGACGCAAGGGGACTTGCAG ctgctgaagGAGGAGGCGAAAGAGACGTCGGCTTTGGTTTGCCAGACCTTTGCGGAGGGCAGGAGGACACAGAGGCCGCTCCTTGCCGGCCAGGAGCAAGAACTGGCCCAGCAAGTCCACTCCACAGCCGCCAGCATTGAA CATTTCTCCCACAACGTGCTGAGGCTCTTCTCCTTGGACTGCAAGCGCATGTCGGCTGAGATCTTCACCCAGACCATGCCACTGGGCAAACACTGGCGCCTCGCTCTCCGGACAG AGCTGCCCGCCTCCCCCAGCGAGTATGCATCTGCCGCTGCTCAGACGGTGCTGGGCCAGGTGCTGCAGGGGATCCAGCTTCTTCCCCACGAGGCCCAGGGGCCGGCCCTCAGCCAGGTCACTACGGCCTTCCTGGAGGCTTGGATGGACCATATCCTGGCCCAGAAGATCAAGTTCAG tcTGCAGGGGGCGCTTCAGCTGAAGCAGGACTTCGACCTGGTGCGGGAGCTGCTGCAGTCGGAGGACTACGGACTCTCCCCCGAGATCCGGCAGCGGGTGCTCTCTCTCCGCGTCTTCCAGCAGACGGACAATGCCATTGCCTGCCTCCTCCAGCAGCCCAGCAAGGCCCCCCTGCCCTCCAACACCTGGGGGGCCTTCCACAAGTGCT